In a single window of the Apteryx mantelli isolate bAptMan1 chromosome 11, bAptMan1.hap1, whole genome shotgun sequence genome:
- the LOC136993044 gene encoding olfactory receptor 14J1-like, whose translation MSNSSSLNEFLLLAFADTRELQLLHFSLFLGIYLAAILGNGLIITAVACDHRLHTPMYFFLLSLSLLDLGTISTTVPKSMANSLWDARAISYLGCAAQVFLFLFLLGGEYYLLTVMAYDRYVAICRPLHYGTLMGHRACVRMAAAAWGGSFVNALLHTANTFSIPLCQGNTVDQFFCEVPQILKLSCSNSYLREIGLIAFSAAVIFGCFIFIVLSYVQIFTAVLRIPSEQGRNKAFSTCIPHLAVVSLFVSTIIFAYLKPPSISSPAMDLVVTVLYAVVPPTLNPLIYSMRNKELKDALRKVISWTFFSSGNIAIFLHK comes from the coding sequence atgtcaaacagcagctccctcaacgagttcctcctcctggcatttgcagacacacgggagctgcagctcttgcacttctcgctcttcctgggcatctacctggctgccatcctgggcaacggcctcatcatcacagctgtagcctgcgaccaccgcctccacacccccatgtacttcttcctcctcagcctctccctcctcgaccttggcaccatctccaccactgtccccaaatccatggccaattccctgtgggatgccagggccatttcctacttaggatgtgctgctcaagtctttctgtttctcttcttgttaggaggagagtattatcttctcactgttatggcctatgaccgctacgttgccatctgcagacccttgcattatgggaccctcatgggccacagggcttgtgtcagaatggcagcagctgcctggggcggTAGTTttgtcaatgctctcctgcacactgctaacacattttccataccactctgccaaggcaacacagtggaccagttcttctgtgaagttccccagatcctcaagctctcctgctcaaactcctacctcagggaaattgggcttattgcatttagtgctgctgtaatatttgggtgtttcattttcattgtgctgtcctacgtgcagatctttactgctgtgctgaggatcccctctgagcagggccgaaacaaagccttttccacgtgcatcccacacctggccgtggtctccctgtttgtcagcactatcatctttgcctacctgaagcccccctccatctcctccccagctatggatctggtggtaactgttctgtacgcagttgtgcctccaactctgaaccctctcatctacagcatgaggaacaaggagctcaaagatgccctgaggaaagtgatttcatggacatttttcagcagtggtaacattgccatttttctccacaaatga